Proteins encoded together in one Oceanobacillus iheyensis HTE831 window:
- a CDS encoding Lin0512 family protein, whose product MENLLFVETGTGVDVHGQNVNIASERAVMNAIHSNSMPGMKKILPDADLNKMKVNVKLGIPLDTEKLDHDKIKQLIPYGTVTVEVLPGGLATTSGIFLEDQQDKNDLMYIVNAVVEVGY is encoded by the coding sequence TTGGAAAATCTTCTATTTGTCGAGACAGGAACAGGAGTAGATGTTCATGGACAGAACGTGAATATTGCATCAGAAAGAGCTGTAATGAATGCAATCCATAGCAATTCTATGCCAGGAATGAAGAAGATCTTACCAGATGCTGACTTAAATAAGATGAAAGTAAATGTAAAACTGGGTATTCCATTAGATACGGAAAAATTGGATCACGACAAAATAAAACAATTAATTCCTTATGGTACAGTCACTGTTGAGGTCTTACCTGGAGGCTTGGCAACAACTAGTGGGATTTTCTTGGAAGATCAGCAGGATAAAAACGATTTAATGTATATTGTTAACGCAGTTGTAGAAGTAGGCTATTAA
- the thiM gene encoding hydroxyethylthiazole kinase → MDAIAKIKQDKPFIFNITNEVASNFSANGLIAIGASPAMSHTPREAKKYGEIADAVVLNLGTLTEDRGEAMLKAGMAANKNGVPVILDPIAVGGTDFRTEIIDDILKTVKLAAIRANAGEIAVLAGKLEKAKGPDSIIQENEPEIAKTVAKKYDTVVISTGKVDVVTDGKRTALCTNGHEMLQNITASGCLLSSFVGPFVSVVDDFYQAGIYAVTSYGIAAELAMEKASGPGTFIPALLDEIYFLTDEKVEKYKQVHEL, encoded by the coding sequence GTGGATGCTATTGCTAAGATTAAACAAGATAAACCGTTTATTTTTAATATAACCAATGAAGTTGCATCTAATTTTTCTGCTAATGGCTTAATCGCTATCGGAGCGTCACCTGCGATGTCTCATACTCCAAGAGAAGCTAAAAAGTATGGAGAAATCGCCGACGCGGTAGTGCTAAACCTGGGGACATTAACGGAAGACCGGGGAGAAGCAATGTTAAAGGCTGGAATGGCAGCAAACAAGAATGGGGTTCCAGTTATTCTTGATCCCATTGCAGTTGGAGGTACAGATTTTCGGACGGAGATCATTGATGACATACTTAAAACGGTAAAGCTAGCTGCAATACGTGCTAATGCTGGGGAAATAGCTGTGTTGGCAGGTAAGCTAGAAAAAGCAAAGGGGCCAGATTCCATTATTCAAGAAAACGAACCAGAAATCGCAAAAACTGTCGCTAAAAAATATGATACGGTTGTCATCTCAACTGGAAAAGTTGACGTTGTGACAGATGGTAAGCGAACTGCTTTATGTACAAACGGGCATGAAATGCTACAAAACATTACGGCTAGCGGATGTTTACTTTCATCTTTTGTCGGACCTTTTGTGAGTGTAGTTGATGACTTTTATCAAGCAGGTATATATGCTGTGACAAGTTATGGTATTGCAGCTGAATTAGCAATGGAAAAAGCATCTGGGCCTGGAACATTTATTCCGGCATTACTCGATGAAATATACTTTCTAACTGATGAAAAAGTAGAAAAATACAAACAAGTTCACGAACTATAA
- the thiL gene encoding thiamine-phosphate kinase: MDEFSFIDSIKPTYYRQPSLLKGIGDDAAVFRSSKDIVTAVDTFVEDVHFSRSTMEPYHIGYRALGANISDLAAMGASPSFYLVSIVIPKNWTQAELSQIYSGMDDLASKYHMDIIGGDTVSGKQLTISITVIGYTITNKARYRQHAKEGDIVFVTGTLGDSLAGFHILTSDNENNRYVDQDFYIHRHRKPEPRVAFAQALESLDRVSLNDVSDGIANEASEIAEASNVSIVLRENDIPVAPSFYQFTYEQQYQWKLSGGEDFELLGTVAKGDWAVVNEAAEKTNTQLTVIGSVVEEEKHPVYIEDNAMRKVLKKSGYTHLK, encoded by the coding sequence ATGGATGAGTTTTCTTTTATAGATTCGATTAAGCCGACATATTATCGACAGCCTTCTCTGTTAAAAGGAATTGGAGATGATGCTGCTGTTTTTCGTAGTTCAAAGGATATTGTTACGGCAGTAGATACTTTTGTAGAGGATGTACATTTTTCCCGTTCTACAATGGAACCGTATCATATCGGCTATCGAGCATTAGGGGCCAATATAAGTGATTTAGCAGCAATGGGAGCTTCACCTAGTTTCTATTTAGTATCTATTGTAATACCAAAGAATTGGACTCAAGCGGAGCTATCTCAGATATATTCAGGTATGGATGATTTAGCATCAAAGTATCATATGGATATTATTGGTGGAGATACTGTTTCCGGTAAGCAATTAACCATCTCTATTACAGTAATTGGATATACGATCACAAATAAAGCGCGATATCGTCAGCATGCAAAAGAAGGAGACATTGTCTTTGTTACGGGGACATTAGGAGACTCTCTAGCAGGGTTTCATATTCTGACCAGCGACAATGAAAACAACCGATATGTTGATCAAGATTTTTATATTCATCGGCATCGAAAACCGGAACCGAGAGTGGCTTTTGCGCAAGCTCTAGAAAGTCTGGACAGAGTATCTTTAAATGATGTAAGTGATGGGATTGCCAATGAGGCAAGTGAGATCGCAGAAGCTTCTAATGTGTCCATTGTATTACGTGAAAATGATATACCAGTTGCACCTTCCTTTTATCAATTTACGTATGAGCAACAATATCAGTGGAAATTGTCTGGTGGAGAGGATTTTGAACTCCTAGGGACAGTGGCTAAAGGTGACTGGGCTGTTGTAAATGAAGCTGCTGAGAAGACAAATACCCAATTGACGGTAATTGGAAGTGTTGTAGAAGAAGAAAAGCATCCTGTTTATATAGAAGATAATGCTATGCGTAAAGTGCTTAAGAAAAGCGGATATACGCATTTGAAGTAG
- the tsaE gene encoding tRNA (adenosine(37)-N6)-threonylcarbamoyltransferase complex ATPase subunit type 1 TsaE, with the protein MKIQLGSPEETKSFGERLAKSLRPGDVITLEGQLGSGKTTFTKGIASGLEVKRHITSPTFTIVKEYRGKMPLYHMDVYRLEDSLEDIGFDEYFHGNGVSVVEWAGFIEPFLPVDRLEISIHYTENKDMRVIDLKPHGSHFEQVVNELKG; encoded by the coding sequence ATGAAAATACAGCTTGGTTCTCCGGAAGAAACAAAATCATTCGGCGAAAGACTAGCTAAGTCGTTGCGTCCGGGTGATGTTATTACGTTAGAAGGTCAGCTAGGTTCTGGTAAAACAACGTTTACGAAAGGAATTGCTTCTGGACTAGAAGTTAAGCGTCATATTACGAGCCCTACGTTTACAATTGTGAAAGAATACCGTGGGAAAATGCCTTTATATCATATGGATGTGTATCGTTTAGAGGATTCCCTGGAGGACATTGGTTTTGATGAATATTTTCATGGAAATGGAGTCTCTGTAGTGGAATGGGCTGGATTTATTGAGCCATTCTTACCCGTGGATCGTTTAGAAATATCTATTCATTATACGGAAAATAAAGATATGCGTGTAATTGATTTGAAACCTCATGGGTCTCACTTTGAACAAGTAGTAAATGAATTAAAAGGTTAG
- the tsaB gene encoding tRNA (adenosine(37)-N6)-threonylcarbamoyltransferase complex dimerization subunit type 1 TsaB, protein MNILAIDTSNQVLGVSLLNNGEILAELTTNIKKNHSVRLMPAVESLMQQVSMQPEELDRIVVAKGPGSYTGVRIGLSTAKTMAWALEIPVVGVSSLEVLAYQGKFFSGIICPFFDARRGLVFTGGYQFNDNKIEKVIEEENLLMTSMLDKLKKQGEKVVFLSPDIEQFKELIKEELGDLAIIPEPIYHLPKASHLGLVGMNLEPEAIHELVPNYLRLAEAEANWQKSQKERQVNE, encoded by the coding sequence ATGAATATACTTGCAATCGATACTTCCAATCAAGTATTAGGTGTGTCATTATTAAACAATGGAGAGATACTAGCTGAACTTACAACTAATATCAAGAAGAATCATTCTGTTCGTTTAATGCCTGCTGTAGAAAGTCTTATGCAACAGGTATCTATGCAACCGGAAGAACTTGATCGAATTGTAGTAGCAAAAGGGCCTGGCTCTTACACGGGAGTAAGAATTGGCCTATCTACAGCAAAGACAATGGCATGGGCTTTAGAAATACCAGTAGTAGGAGTCTCTAGCTTAGAGGTACTTGCTTATCAAGGGAAGTTCTTTAGTGGAATTATATGTCCTTTCTTTGATGCGAGGAGAGGATTAGTATTTACTGGTGGATATCAATTTAACGATAATAAAATTGAAAAAGTGATTGAAGAAGAAAATTTACTTATGACCTCCATGCTGGATAAATTAAAAAAGCAGGGGGAAAAGGTAGTATTCTTGAGTCCGGATATTGAACAATTTAAAGAATTAATTAAAGAGGAACTAGGAGATTTAGCAATTATTCCTGAACCTATCTATCATCTTCCAAAAGCTTCGCACTTAGGGCTTGTAGGGATGAATTTAGAACCGGAAGCTATTCATGAGCTCGTTCCTAATTATCTACGTTTAGCAGAAGCAGAAGCGAATTGGCAAAAGAGTCAGAAGGAACGTCAAGTAAATGAATAA
- the rimI gene encoding ribosomal protein S18-alanine N-acetyltransferase codes for MNNITMRPMELADIPEVLHVENACFQTPWTTDIFYQELIENAHAYYYVVEVERTVVGYIGSWMVLDDAQITNFAILPSYRRNKLGEKLFRYLMQIAIAKGVERLSLEVRASNIAAQSLYRKFGLVPGGVRKRYYTDNHEDAIVMWVNLK; via the coding sequence ATGAATAATATAACGATGCGTCCAATGGAACTTGCTGATATACCTGAAGTTTTACATGTAGAAAATGCATGTTTTCAAACACCTTGGACAACGGATATTTTTTATCAAGAATTAATAGAAAATGCTCATGCGTATTATTATGTCGTTGAAGTCGAACGTACAGTTGTTGGTTATATTGGTTCGTGGATGGTGTTAGATGACGCACAAATAACGAATTTCGCTATTCTACCAAGTTATCGCAGAAATAAATTAGGTGAAAAGTTATTTCGTTATTTGATGCAGATTGCCATAGCAAAAGGAGTCGAGCGCCTATCCTTAGAAGTACGTGCATCAAACATAGCGGCGCAATCCTTATATAGAAAATTTGGTTTAGTTCCTGGTGGAGTTCGTAAGAGGTATTACACGGATAATCACGAGGATGCTATTGTAATGTGGGTGAATCTGAAATGA
- the tsaD gene encoding tRNA (adenosine(37)-N6)-threonylcarbamoyltransferase complex transferase subunit TsaD, producing MKKDTIILGIETSCDETAASVVKNGREIMSNVVASQIESHKRFGGVVPEIASRHHVEQITLVLEQAITEADVTWEDIDAIAVTEGPGLVGALLVGVNAAKALAFAKKKPLVGVHHIAGHIYANRLEHEFVFPMLALIVSGGHTELVLMKEHGDYELIGETRDDAAGEAYDKVARMLKLPYPGGPQIDRLAAKGEETIEFPRAWLEADSYDFSFSGLKSAVINKIHNAKQRDLTLSAEDIAASFQASVVEVLTEKTYRAAKEYNVNQVIVAGGVAANTGLRKSLEKRFSGEDFPLYIPPIQLCTDNAAMIAAAGTISFEKGHRSLLDLNANPSLILS from the coding sequence ATGAAAAAAGATACGATTATATTAGGTATAGAAACAAGTTGTGATGAAACCGCAGCCTCTGTAGTAAAAAACGGTAGAGAGATTATGTCCAATGTAGTTGCATCTCAAATTGAAAGTCATAAACGCTTCGGAGGAGTAGTTCCTGAAATTGCATCAAGGCATCACGTTGAACAAATTACACTTGTGCTTGAACAAGCAATTACTGAGGCTGATGTTACTTGGGAAGATATAGATGCAATCGCAGTTACAGAAGGACCAGGATTAGTAGGAGCTTTATTAGTAGGTGTAAATGCAGCGAAAGCATTAGCGTTTGCTAAGAAGAAACCATTAGTTGGGGTTCACCATATTGCTGGTCATATTTATGCAAATAGACTAGAGCATGAATTTGTGTTTCCGATGTTAGCCCTTATTGTTTCTGGTGGACACACAGAATTAGTCCTAATGAAGGAACATGGAGACTATGAATTAATAGGGGAGACAAGAGATGATGCTGCAGGAGAAGCATATGATAAGGTCGCCCGTATGTTGAAATTGCCTTATCCAGGTGGTCCACAAATTGATCGCTTAGCTGCTAAAGGTGAGGAAACGATTGAATTTCCTCGTGCTTGGTTAGAAGCAGATAGTTATGATTTTAGTTTTAGTGGATTGAAGTCTGCCGTTATAAATAAAATTCATAACGCAAAGCAACGTGATTTGACGTTAAGTGCAGAAGATATTGCTGCAAGTTTTCAAGCGAGTGTTGTGGAAGTACTGACAGAAAAAACATATCGTGCAGCGAAAGAATATAACGTAAATCAAGTTATTGTAGCGGGTGGAGTAGCTGCTAATACAGGTTTAAGAAAAAGCCTAGAGAAACGTTTCTCAGGCGAAGATTTTCCATTATATATTCCACCAATTCAATTATGTACAGATAATGCTGCAATGATTGCCGCAGCAGGTACGATATCGTTTGAAAAGGGGCATCGTTCATTACTCGATTTAAATGCAAATCCTTCACTTATACTGAGTTAG
- a CDS encoding FtsW/RodA/SpoVE family cell cycle protein → MNKKQNYYFQTDLILLFLGFVIISLLAIYNAQQIDQANTNFVIRQIAFFSIGVCFVAAIQFIDLEQLYRGSIYIYIGGVLLLGLLLISPDAIAREINGANSWFTLPGLSIQPAEFAKMSTILFLAATITGHKEKTEVQTMKTDIMLLLKLIIYTMIPVGLIMLQPDFGTSMVYLFIAGMMIILSGINWRIIVSLIVGLVSLAGAAIGAIIRFPQFAIDVLGVAPYQVDRIMTWFDPSQQSADATFQFERSHMSLGSGQLFGKGMSSLEVQYPEAHTDFIFSVIGESFGFIGSAIVIFLYFMLLYRLVTLGLSIYKHSPFGTYFCFGFLSLMLVHVFQNIGMTIGIMPITGIPLLLISYGGSSVMSTMLGLAVVYRVAVEHTIQNDYLFK, encoded by the coding sequence ATGAATAAAAAACAAAATTATTATTTTCAAACTGATTTGATTCTACTCTTTTTAGGATTTGTAATCATTAGTCTATTGGCTATTTATAACGCGCAGCAAATTGATCAAGCTAATACGAATTTTGTCATACGGCAAATTGCTTTTTTTAGTATTGGTGTTTGTTTTGTAGCTGCGATTCAATTTATCGACCTCGAACAGTTGTATAGAGGAAGTATATATATTTATATAGGTGGAGTTCTCTTGTTAGGGCTGTTACTTATCAGTCCTGATGCAATTGCAAGGGAAATTAATGGTGCAAATAGTTGGTTTACCTTACCTGGATTATCCATTCAACCCGCCGAATTTGCCAAAATGTCGACGATATTATTTCTAGCAGCAACGATAACGGGACATAAAGAAAAGACAGAAGTTCAAACGATGAAAACGGATATTATGTTATTACTTAAACTAATAATCTATACAATGATACCAGTCGGATTAATTATGCTACAACCTGATTTTGGTACCTCGATGGTGTATTTGTTTATTGCAGGAATGATGATAATTTTATCAGGTATTAACTGGAGGATTATTGTTTCCTTAATAGTTGGCTTGGTATCTCTAGCAGGAGCTGCTATTGGAGCAATTATTCGATTTCCGCAGTTTGCAATTGATGTTCTTGGAGTAGCACCATATCAAGTGGATCGAATTATGACATGGTTTGATCCGTCACAACAATCAGCAGATGCGACATTTCAGTTTGAACGATCACATATGTCATTGGGTTCTGGACAATTATTTGGTAAGGGAATGAGTAGTCTAGAAGTACAATATCCAGAAGCACATACAGATTTTATCTTTTCTGTAATAGGAGAGAGCTTTGGATTTATTGGAAGTGCCATTGTAATTTTTCTTTACTTTATGCTTCTATACCGTTTAGTAACCTTAGGCTTAAGCATCTATAAACATTCTCCTTTTGGCACATATTTCTGCTTTGGATTTTTAAGTTTGATGCTGGTCCATGTGTTTCAAAATATCGGAATGACAATTGGAATTATGCCAATAACAGGAATTCCATTGCTACTTATTAGTTATGGAGGTAGTTCTGTCATGTCCACCATGTTAGGATTGGCAGTAGTTTACCGAGTTGCAGTTGAACATACGATACAAAATGATTATCTATTTAAATAA
- a CDS encoding transporter associated domain-containing protein codes for MTIALISLFFLIVGIVCFVAWKKGLLVINTSVLKNAKEHPSVESETNIYEFNDKHISDIVIHRIDMCVLEVDSSYEEVMDVIINQPYNRYPVIEEDIDQIIGIIHVKDVLSYLHNYKDATKFQLRNIMHDPFFILESQRVDLAFKDMQKEQITLAIVLDEYGGTEGLITREDMVKEMVTDVLQEDDSYVLNKPSFIQQLAGNRYRIHANSPLYELEGILGITFPVEDYDTLSDFLIDQLGYIPANHEKPNLLYKNIQFEITEISSQKIHSAIATIYEDGVTFIDQFHRQPS; via the coding sequence TTGACGATAGCGCTGATTAGTTTGTTTTTTCTTATTGTAGGCATAGTATGTTTTGTTGCTTGGAAAAAGGGTCTGCTGGTAATCAATACAAGTGTGCTTAAAAATGCAAAGGAGCACCCATCAGTTGAGTCTGAAACAAACATCTATGAATTTAATGATAAACATATTTCGGATATCGTTATTCATCGTATAGATATGTGTGTGCTTGAAGTAGATTCTTCTTATGAAGAAGTAATGGATGTGATTATAAACCAGCCTTACAACAGATATCCTGTAATTGAAGAAGATATCGATCAAATTATAGGAATTATCCACGTAAAGGACGTACTTTCTTATTTACATAATTATAAAGATGCTACCAAGTTTCAGCTTCGAAATATCATGCATGATCCGTTCTTTATCTTAGAATCACAACGTGTAGACCTTGCGTTTAAAGATATGCAAAAAGAACAGATCACACTTGCAATTGTTTTAGATGAATATGGTGGAACTGAAGGACTTATTACAAGAGAAGATATGGTCAAAGAAATGGTTACTGATGTACTTCAAGAAGATGATAGCTATGTATTGAATAAACCTTCCTTCATCCAACAACTGGCTGGAAATAGATACCGAATTCATGCTAATTCTCCACTGTACGAATTAGAAGGTATACTAGGCATCACTTTCCCAGTAGAGGATTATGATACGTTAAGTGATTTTTTAATCGATCAATTAGGCTATATCCCTGCCAATCATGAGAAGCCAAACCTACTTTATAAAAATATTCAATTTGAGATTACCGAAATATCTTCTCAAAAAATACATTCAGCTATCGCAACCATTTATGAAGATGGAGTAACATTTATCGACCAATTTCATAGGCAACCTAGTTGA
- the abc-f gene encoding ribosomal protection-like ABC-F family protein, which produces MILMQLNGISKSFGAEEILSNIKVEIKDQDRIAIVGRNGAGKSTLLKIMANELPHDEGEFFKPKDLTYGYLSQHMKLESGKTIWNEMEDVFSHLKQMEKKLREVEIKMADPTAVDETSYQAILKEYDELQIRYQSDGGYTYESDIKSVLTGLSFGDYDYETPINELSGGQKTRLALGKLLLQKPQLLILDEPTNHLDIDTLTWLEGYLVNYPGAIVIVSHDRYFLDKTVSIVYEISRHHSRKYHGTYSKYLEQKALDYEQEMKEYVKQQTDIKRMEEFIQKNIVRASTTKRAQSRRKQLEKMDKMDRPMGDESSASMSFQINRRSGNDVLKISNLGFRYEEQQEPTFRHVNLHANRGERIALVGPNGIGKTTLLKTIVEKEFPFDGDIQLGTNVQVGYYDQEQTELHSNKTVLQELWDEYPLVNEKDIRTILGNFLFSGDDVLKVVSALSGGEKSRLALSKLKMQKANLLILDEPTNHLDIDSKEVLEGALADFPGTIIFVSHDRYFINRIADQVAEMNPQGIKMYLGDYDYYLEKKAEEAELARLQMEKEVQSTTVSDKKRSFKEEKQKQSEERKRKRQIAELEKQIETTEEHIAHLEEQMTLPEVYEDHEKALELTEETNMYKQKLDDLLEHWTSLEELDN; this is translated from the coding sequence ATGATACTGATGCAATTAAACGGAATATCAAAATCTTTTGGCGCAGAAGAGATTTTGTCTAATATAAAAGTAGAAATTAAAGACCAAGATCGTATTGCCATCGTCGGTAGAAATGGTGCAGGAAAATCGACACTGCTAAAAATAATGGCAAATGAACTCCCTCATGATGAAGGAGAGTTTTTCAAACCGAAAGATCTTACCTATGGTTATCTATCGCAACATATGAAGTTAGAATCAGGTAAAACCATTTGGAATGAGATGGAAGATGTATTTTCCCATTTAAAACAGATGGAAAAAAAGTTACGTGAAGTAGAAATTAAAATGGCAGATCCTACTGCAGTAGATGAAACGAGTTACCAAGCCATTCTGAAAGAATACGATGAATTACAAATTCGCTATCAATCAGATGGTGGTTATACGTATGAATCGGATATAAAATCGGTACTTACTGGTCTCTCATTTGGTGATTATGATTATGAAACGCCGATTAACGAATTAAGTGGCGGACAAAAGACAAGACTCGCTCTTGGTAAATTATTGCTACAAAAACCTCAGTTACTCATCCTCGATGAGCCTACAAACCATCTCGATATTGATACACTAACATGGTTGGAAGGTTATCTCGTTAATTATCCTGGTGCAATTGTGATTGTTTCCCATGACCGCTATTTTCTTGATAAAACGGTATCTATCGTTTATGAAATTTCTAGACATCATTCGAGAAAATATCATGGTACCTATAGTAAATACCTGGAACAAAAAGCACTTGATTACGAACAAGAAATGAAAGAATACGTAAAACAACAAACGGATATTAAACGGATGGAAGAATTCATTCAAAAGAATATCGTCCGTGCTTCCACTACAAAACGAGCACAAAGTAGACGAAAGCAATTAGAAAAAATGGACAAGATGGATCGTCCAATGGGTGATGAATCATCCGCTTCGATGTCATTTCAAATTAATCGTCGTAGTGGCAATGATGTATTAAAAATTTCTAATCTAGGCTTCCGATATGAAGAACAACAAGAACCTACATTCCGCCATGTAAACCTTCATGCAAATCGCGGTGAACGTATCGCATTAGTTGGTCCGAATGGAATCGGAAAAACAACGTTACTGAAGACCATTGTGGAGAAAGAATTTCCTTTTGACGGAGACATCCAATTAGGAACAAATGTACAAGTCGGGTACTATGATCAGGAACAAACCGAACTTCACTCGAACAAAACCGTCCTTCAAGAATTGTGGGATGAGTATCCTCTAGTGAATGAAAAAGATATTCGTACGATACTAGGCAATTTCTTATTCTCTGGGGATGATGTATTAAAAGTCGTTTCTGCATTAAGTGGTGGTGAAAAATCACGCTTAGCTTTATCTAAATTAAAAATGCAAAAAGCAAACCTACTTATTCTAGATGAACCAACGAACCACTTAGATATTGATAGTAAAGAAGTGTTAGAAGGTGCATTAGCTGATTTCCCGGGTACAATTATCTTTGTTTCACATGATCGCTATTTTATTAATCGAATCGCAGATCAAGTAGCCGAAATGAATCCACAAGGAATTAAAATGTACCTTGGTGACTATGATTATTATCTAGAGAAAAAAGCAGAAGAAGCAGAACTTGCTCGTCTTCAGATGGAGAAAGAAGTACAATCAACAACGGTTTCCGATAAAAAAAGAAGTTTTAAAGAAGAAAAGCAGAAACAAAGTGAAGAAAGAAAACGGAAAAGACAAATCGCTGAACTTGAAAAACAGATCGAAACGACAGAAGAGCATATTGCACATTTAGAAGAACAAATGACATTACCAGAAGTATATGAAGATCACGAAAAAGCATTAGAGTTAACCGAAGAAACCAACATGTACAAACAAAAACTTGATGATCTATTGGAGCATTGGACAAGCCTAGAAGAGTTAGACAATTGA
- a CDS encoding redox-sensing transcriptional repressor Rex → MEQNKIPQATAKRLPLYYRFINNLNQQGKKRVSSKELSEAVKVDSATIRRDFSYFGALGKKGYGYNVEYLLGFFKSTLDQHEITEVALIGVGNLGTAFLHYNFMKNNNIRITIAFDADENKVGTDIGGVPVYHIDELGERLKNTEVAILTIPADEADAIANQLVEHGVSGILNFTPARITVPSHIRVHHIDLAIELQSLVYFLKHYSLN, encoded by the coding sequence ATGGAACAAAACAAGATTCCGCAAGCAACTGCAAAACGCTTGCCATTATATTATCGTTTCATTAACAACTTAAATCAACAAGGTAAAAAGCGTGTATCATCAAAAGAATTAAGTGAAGCGGTTAAAGTAGATTCCGCAACCATTCGTAGAGATTTCTCTTACTTCGGTGCACTAGGTAAAAAAGGATATGGATACAATGTTGAATATTTACTAGGTTTTTTTAAGAGTACATTAGACCAACATGAAATAACAGAAGTAGCGTTAATTGGTGTTGGAAATTTAGGAACAGCTTTCTTACATTATAATTTTATGAAAAATAATAATATCCGTATTACCATTGCATTTGATGCTGATGAAAATAAGGTAGGCACCGATATCGGAGGAGTTCCAGTCTATCATATTGATGAACTAGGGGAAAGGTTAAAGAATACAGAGGTTGCTATTCTGACGATACCTGCTGATGAAGCAGATGCAATTGCTAATCAACTTGTTGAGCATGGCGTTAGTGGAATATTAAACTTTACCCCAGCAAGAATTACAGTACCTAGTCATATTCGTGTGCATCATATTGATTTAGCGATTGAGCTTCAATCACTCGTGTATTTTCTTAAACATTATTCTTTAAACTAA
- a CDS encoding YdiK family protein — protein sequence MRHPFLTRAVLYFLVGIAFIYFGVQSKESTVWNSVTLIFAAVSALCFFVSFKMIGYHNKLRKKK from the coding sequence ATGAGACATCCCTTTCTAACAAGAGCAGTTCTATACTTTCTTGTAGGAATTGCTTTTATATACTTTGGGGTTCAAAGTAAGGAAAGCACTGTTTGGAATTCTGTTACACTTATTTTTGCAGCAGTTTCTGCTTTGTGTTTCTTTGTTTCCTTTAAAATGATAGGTTATCACAATAAATTAAGAAAGAAAAAGTAG
- a CDS encoding CPBP family intramembrane glutamic endopeptidase: MSRRYWYVILTYIIMQFSGLLFAPILAVVFGFSINDATIYWSIFSFALAIVITLYFLKPDMQMRNNEAAGIESIILWSIAGIFMALFAQGIAAQIEIAIGIDPGSENTQQIMDITRAAPIFMIVPAIFAPILEEIIFRKIIFGELYKRMNFFFAGLLSAVIFGFIHLDPKHILIYASMGFVFAFLYVKTKRIIVPIIVHAGMNTFVLLAQYNIDPEEMQRILDEMQMIFFGG, from the coding sequence TTGAGTCGTAGATATTGGTATGTCATTCTTACATATATTATTATGCAGTTTTCTGGGTTGCTTTTTGCACCGATTTTAGCAGTCGTTTTCGGTTTTTCTATCAATGATGCAACTATTTATTGGTCGATATTTTCCTTTGCCCTAGCAATCGTTATAACGCTATATTTTCTTAAACCAGATATGCAAATGCGAAATAACGAGGCAGCAGGAATTGAAAGTATAATACTGTGGTCTATAGCTGGTATTTTTATGGCTTTATTCGCACAAGGTATTGCTGCTCAAATCGAAATAGCCATCGGGATTGACCCAGGTTCCGAAAACACACAACAAATTATGGATATCACTCGAGCAGCACCTATATTCATGATCGTACCGGCTATCTTTGCTCCCATTTTAGAAGAAATTATATTCCGAAAGATTATTTTTGGAGAGCTTTATAAACGAATGAATTTCTTTTTTGCGGGGTTACTATCAGCGGTTATATTTGGGTTTATTCACTTAGACCCTAAGCATATTTTAATTTACGCATCCATGGGATTTGTATTTGCTTTTCTTTATGTAAAGACAAAACGAATTATCGTTCCTATTATTGTACACGCAGGTATGAACACCTTTGTTTTGTTAGCACAATATAATATTGATCCTGAAGAAATGCAACGTATTTTAGATGAGATGCAAATGATTTTCTTTGGAGGTTAA